The DNA segment GAATCTATAAACTACATATTTTACAGCTTCATCTTTCCATCCCACACCTTTTGGAGCTGTCCAAAACAATACATTATCTCCTTCTATTTGGACCATTTTCAACCTACGTGGTTTCTTTGGCGCTTTATGGTCTATAAAAGGCATCAACGGTTGCAATGCAGGAGCTTTCCAATAAACGTTTCTCAGAACCTGTCCATAATTCCCCACATTGTCAACAACAGCCTTTGCGTACCAAAGGCAAGTACCATCTACATTAGGTAACTGCTGATGAAGTAAATATTTTGCAGGCATTTGATTACTATTCGGATTTGAAGGATCTGCAAATTTCACAGTGCGCTCTACATCCTCACCTATGTATAGAGGTCGTTTTGAAGCATACTTATTCCACCATGTAATAAGGGTTGTATAATCTGCAACCTTATTGCCAATTTCCCAATATACCTGTGGAACCAAATAGTCTACCCAACCGTTATTCACCCACAACAATACATCTGCATACAAATCATCATAATTCTGTAAACCATTTGTATTGCTACCAATACCAGGGGCACTATTTGCATTACGATATATTCCAAAAGGTGAAACGCCAAATTTGACATAAGGTTTTATCGATTTTATTGAGTCATGCAACTGTTTGATAAAAACATTCACATTATCTCGTCTCCAATCACCTTTATCTTTAATTCCATTATTGTATTTTGCATACTCACTATCGTCTGAAATAACTTGTCCTGCAGCAGGATAAGGATAGAAATAATCGTCAATATGCAAGCCATCTACATCATAACGCCTTACAATATCATCAGCTATTTTACATATATACTCACGGTTTTGAGGATTCCCCGGATTAAGTATTAATTGGCCATCGTACGAAAACACCAATTCAGGATGCTTAATTGCTATATGATTATATGCCAGACTGGTTGTATTCTTAGTCTTTGCACGGTACGGATTTATCCATGCATGAAGTTCCATTCCTCTTTTATGACATTGTTCAATCATCCACTGAAGAGGATCCCAATATGGATTTGGTGCTTTTCCTTGAAATCCTGTTAATAAACGGCTCCAAGGTTCATAAGGACTTTCGTATAGAGCATCACATTCTGCCCTTACCTGAAATAATATAGTATTAACACCATCTTTTTTAAGTTCATCTAACTGATAAGAAAGAGTACGCTGCATATCATCACGCTGCATACCCTGAAATTGTCCATTAACACATTGAATCCATGCTCCTCTAAATTCTCTTTTTGAAGCAGCACGTAATCCACTAAAAATCATTAAAGCAAAAATAAACAACAATAATTTTCTCATAATACTATTTAATTTTTGGCATCAGCCACGATATCTAAGTATTCCATTACTATCTCTCTCCAAAACGATTGTACCTCCAAGCCATTCCGTCATAGGTAATTCTTCTTTAAAACAATAATAGTTAACCACCCTGTCATCAATAAGCTCAACTACACACTGCCTCATTAGCGAATTATCGACTAACACTTCGTTTGCGGCTATTCTGCGGAAATGTTCCTTGGTCATTATTATTTATTTTTTGAGGCCCTTGAGGAGATTCTGAGTTTGGCACACTTTGATTTATTGGCACACCAGACTGTCCTGGTTGAGGCATTCCGGGCTGTCTTGATTGCGGCATTCCTGACTGTCCATTCTGTTGCATTTGTGGACCACTAGCTGCAGGCATCTTTCCATTTTGATGAAATCTCATCAGCATAATATTACTTAGACACATCATCTTTAGAGTGGTCTTTGAATCTCCACACTTAGACAAATAAACAAATCCTCTTATATCCTTAATTTTATGATTAGGGAAAGAAGGAATCATTATCGTATAATGAGATGGAGAAGACATATGTATATTCTGGGTAGCAATGCTATCATTATCATATCTAACAGCAAGGAGAGCAACAGCATCCCTTGAACCATCTTCCATTATAAATTGAACATCCATAGAAAACTCAAAAGCATCTCCTGCATGATATGAAGAATCTGCCTTTATATAAAAAGGCATTTTATTAAACGGGGCAGATGTCAACAAAAATTCAGAATTATTTCCTTTCCAGATAAGAGTTGTATCACTGTTTGCTGAAAGATTTGCATATTTTCCACTTGCCCCTCCATTAGCAGTAGTTCCAGCTTCATTCTGAAGACGTTTATTAATATTATCATAAATATGGTACAAACGCTCAGTATGCCTTTGGTAATATACCATAGAAGAATCAAAATCAGCTTGAGTTACTTTGTGCTTTTTCAAAACTGCATCAAAATAAAGTCGCCTGTTATAATCAGACTTGCTTGGAGCATCCTGATCTGCAACTGCCTGAGCTAAATGATAGTCATACAATAAATCTTCCATCTTATTAGGTTGTATTATATCACTTGGCACTTTGGGCTTACATGAAACCAAAAGAGTAAGAACAAAAACAAGCAAAGCAAATCCTAATATTCTTCTCATTATTTTTCCTCTTTATCCGTATGTCTATCCGATTTATTTTTATTAAATGAAAACTGAAGACCACTTAGTTCTTTCCTATATAACAGAAGTAGGAAAACTACTCCAACAGAAATTGTTGCATCCGCAAAATTAAAAATAGGACTAAAGAATATAAACTCATGTCCACCAACTAAAGGCATCCATGTAGGCCATGTAGTCTGTATTATAGGAAAATAAAACATATCCACGACCTTTCCCATCAAGAATGATGAATATCCTGTACCAAAAGGAACAAAATATGATGCATAAAATTCAGAAGAACCATTAAAAATCAATCCATAGAATAAAGAATCGAATATATTGCCTGCTGCTCCTGCTAAAATCATAGATAAGCAAACAATATACCCAAGTTTTGCCTTTTTCTTTATCTCAATGGAAATATAATATCCAATAGCTAAAACCGCCACGACCCTGAAAAGTGATAAAAATATTTTACTAAACAATTGTATACCATAAGCCATACCATTGTTTTCTATAAAATATATATAAAACCAATCTGTTACATGAATACTTTCATGCAAACACATATGCGTTTTGACCCAGATTTTTATCATCTGATCAATAACCAATACCACTAGAACTACCAGCAGCGATATTTTACCATCAGAAAGAAACCTATTTCCTTTTTTCATTATCAATGATGCGGAAGATTTTTAGATTCCACACTAAGTGTTGCATGAGGGACAGCCCTTAAACGCTCTTTAGGAATCAACTTTCCTGTAATACGGTCTATTCCATAAGTTTTATTCTGTATACGAACTAAAGCGGCTTCAAGTCCTTTTATAAACTTCTGCTGCCTGCTTGCCAGCTGTACCATTTCTTCTTTACTTTGTGTGGCACTACCCTCTTCTAATATTTTATATGTAGGAGATGTATCATCTACATCATTTCCATCCTGATTCATTAGGACCTTCATCATTTGTTCATAGTCTCTCCGTGCCAAAGCTAATTTTTCATCGATGATCTGCTTGAATTCTTCAAGTTCTTCATCACTATAACGTGTTTTTTCTGCCATAATAATTAAGATTTAGATATATTTATTTTCAGTTTAAATTCATCAAATTCAACTTCTGCACCATCATTAGCTGCAATTACAAGATTGTCAGCCAATACTTGTCCTTTTATATATTCACCATAACTGCATATGGCAGCATCTGATTTATCATTTGGTGCAACTGTTACATTTATACGGTCTATTATTTCAAGTCCTTTTTCTTTACGGATGTTTTGAATTCTGTTTATAAGTTCTCTGGCCATACCCTCTTTCCGTAGTTCATCGTTGAGTTCTACTTCAAGTGCAACTGTTAAGTTACCCTCGTTTGCTACTAACCATCCAGGGATATCTTCGCTTATTATATCAACATCAGCAGACTGAACAGAAACTTTCTGACCTTCAATATCAATATCAATATTACCAGTATTTTCAAGTTCAACAATTTGTTCCTGTGTAAGTTCACTCATTGCTGCTGCTACAGCTTTCATTATCTTACCAAACTTTTTGCCCATCGTTCGGAAGTTGCACTTAACCTTCTTTACGAGTACACCTTGACCCTCAACAAACTTCAGTTCCTTTACATTAACCTCATTCATTATAAGGTCTTTCACGGCCTCTATATGTTTCTTTTGCTCTTCATCAGTAGCAGGCACAATAATGCACTGTAACGGTTGTCTTACTTTTATATTAACCTTACGACGCAAGGCCAATACCATAGACGTAATATTCTGTGCAATTTCCATTCTTGCTTCAAGATCTTTATCTATAAATCTATCATCAGCAATAGGGAACTTTGTTAGATGAACAGAACATACATGATCTCTTCCTGTTACCTTGGTCAAATCCATATACAACTGGTCACTATAGAATGGAGAGAAAGGAGCTAGCAACTTTGATACTGTTTCAAGACATACATATAATGTCTGATAAGCGCTCAACTTATCCTTACTCATCTCTTTACCCCAGAAACGTTTACGATTAAGGCGAACGTACCAGTTACTCAAATCATCATTTACAAAATTATCAATGTACCTTCCTGCTCGTGTCGGCTCATAATCATCCAATGCCTCAGTTACATCTTTTATCAACGAATGCAATTCCGAAAGTATCCATCTATCTATTTCAGGACGCTCTGATATTGCGACATCTTGCTGAGAATAGTCAAAGTTGTCAACATTAGCATAAAGGCTAAAGAAAGAATACGTGTTATATAATGTTCCAAAGAACTTTCTACGGACCTCATCTACGCCATTTTCATCAAACTTCAAATTATCCCATGGTTGTGAATTTGTAAGCATATAGAATCTGACAGCATCTGTACCGAATTTTTCCAACTCATCAAATGGATTAACTGCATTTCCTAAACGTTTACTCATTTTATTGCCCTTTGCATCCAATACTAATCCACTTGATATCACATTTTTGAATGCAACACTATCAAATATCATTGTAGAAATAGCATGCAATGTAAAGAACCATCCACGGGTTTGGTCTACACCCTCATTGATAAAATCTGCAGGATAAGCCTTTTTTCCATCTATCATATCCTTATTCTCAAACGGATAGTGAATCTGTGCATAAGGCATTGAACCGGAATCAAACCATACATCAATAAGATCTGTTTCACGTTTCATGGGTTTACCGTCCTCACTTACTAGTATAATATCATCGACATAAGGTCTATGCATATCAATCTTATCATAGTTTTCCTTTGAATAATCGCCAGGGATAAATCCCTTATCTTTCATAGGATTACTTTTCATAAGACCTGCATCAACAGATTTTTCTATTTCATCATATAGTTCCTGTAGTGAACCTATGCAGATAACTTTACCATCCTCATCACGCCATACAGGTAAAGGAGTACCCCAAAAACGAGATCTGCTTAAGTTCCAGTCATTCAAATTATCTAACCAGTTACCAAAACGCCCTGTACCTGTTGACTCAGGTTTCCAGTTTATGGTCTTATTAAGTTGAGACATTCGTTCCTTCTTAGCAGTACTACGAATAAACCAACTATCCAAAGGATAATATAATATAGGTTTGTCTGTACGCCAGCAATGTGGATAACTGTGTATATGCTTTTCTATCTTAAATGCTTTATTCTGCTGTTTAAGATCCATGCATATTGA comes from the Xylanibacter oryzae DSM 17970 genome and includes:
- a CDS encoding glycoside hydrolase family 10 protein; translated protein: MRKLLLFIFALMIFSGLRAASKREFRGAWIQCVNGQFQGMQRDDMQRTLSYQLDELKKDGVNTILFQVRAECDALYESPYEPWSRLLTGFQGKAPNPYWDPLQWMIEQCHKRGMELHAWINPYRAKTKNTTSLAYNHIAIKHPELVFSYDGQLILNPGNPQNREYICKIADDIVRRYDVDGLHIDDYFYPYPAAGQVISDDSEYAKYNNGIKDKGDWRRDNVNVFIKQLHDSIKSIKPYVKFGVSPFGIYRNANSAPGIGSNTNGLQNYDDLYADVLLWVNNGWVDYLVPQVYWEIGNKVADYTTLITWWNKYASKRPLYIGEDVERTVKFADPSNPNSNQMPAKYLLHQQLPNVDGTCLWYAKAVVDNVGNYGQVLRNVYWKAPALQPLMPFIDHKAPKKPRRLKMVQIEGDNVLFWTAPKGVGWKDEAVKYVVYRFNNGEKIDIENAQKIVGITTDTFFKLTESGKYNYVVTALDRMSNESKVAKKKIKL
- a CDS encoding DUF4296 domain-containing protein — its product is MRRILGFALLVFVLTLLVSCKPKVPSDIIQPNKMEDLLYDYHLAQAVADQDAPSKSDYNRRLYFDAVLKKHKVTQADFDSSMVYYQRHTERLYHIYDNINKRLQNEAGTTANGGASGKYANLSANSDTTLIWKGNNSEFLLTSAPFNKMPFYIKADSSYHAGDAFEFSMDVQFIMEDGSRDAVALLAVRYDNDSIATQNIHMSSPSHYTIMIPSFPNHKIKDIRGFVYLSKCGDSKTTLKMMCLSNIMLMRFHQNGKMPAASGPQMQQNGQSGMPQSRQPGMPQPGQSGVPINQSVPNSESPQGPQKINNNDQGTFPQNSRKRSVSR
- a CDS encoding lipoprotein signal peptidase — protein: MKKGNRFLSDGKISLLVVLVVLVIDQMIKIWVKTHMCLHESIHVTDWFYIYFIENNGMAYGIQLFSKIFLSLFRVVAVLAIGYYISIEIKKKAKLGYIVCLSMILAGAAGNIFDSLFYGLIFNGSSEFYASYFVPFGTGYSSFLMGKVVDMFYFPIIQTTWPTWMPLVGGHEFIFFSPIFNFADATISVGVVFLLLLYRKELSGLQFSFNKNKSDRHTDKEEK
- a CDS encoding TraR/DksA family transcriptional regulator; protein product: MAEKTRYSDEELEEFKQIIDEKLALARRDYEQMMKVLMNQDGNDVDDTSPTYKILEEGSATQSKEEMVQLASRQQKFIKGLEAALVRIQNKTYGIDRITGKLIPKERLRAVPHATLSVESKNLPHH
- the ileS gene encoding isoleucine--tRNA ligase: MAKKFAEHKGLNLTEVNKDVLADWTRNDVFHKSISEREGCPQFVFFEGPPSANGHPGIHHVLARAIKDTFNRYKTMQGFQVHRKAGWDTHGLPVELGVEKELGITKVDIGSKISIEEYNKKCRENVMKFTTEWRELTEKMGYWVDLDNPYITYDNKYMETLWWLLKQFYNKDLLYKGYTIQPYSPAAGTGLSSHELNQPGCYRDVKDTTVTAQFAMKNPKPEMAEWGKPYFIAWTTTPWTLAANSALCVGPKIDYVAIQSYNQYTGEPITVVMAEARVNAYFNKDGENVDLQTYKKGDKIIPYKVIAHYKGADLVGMEYQQLLPWIKPMSEGAFFVISGDYVTTEDGTGIVHIAPNFGADDANVARKAGVPPIVLIDKKGAERPVVDLQGKYYLIDELDADFVSKYVDVDGWNKYSGRYVKNAYDDSLTDKDETLDISICMDLKQQNKAFKIEKHIHSYPHCWRTDKPILYYPLDSWFIRSTAKKERMSQLNKTINWKPESTGTGRFGNWLDNLNDWNLSRSRFWGTPLPVWRDEDGKVICIGSLQELYDEIEKSVDAGLMKSNPMKDKGFIPGDYSKENYDKIDMHRPYVDDIILVSEDGKPMKRETDLIDVWFDSGSMPYAQIHYPFENKDMIDGKKAYPADFINEGVDQTRGWFFTLHAISTMIFDSVAFKNVISSGLVLDAKGNKMSKRLGNAVNPFDELEKFGTDAVRFYMLTNSQPWDNLKFDENGVDEVRRKFFGTLYNTYSFFSLYANVDNFDYSQQDVAISERPEIDRWILSELHSLIKDVTEALDDYEPTRAGRYIDNFVNDDLSNWYVRLNRKRFWGKEMSKDKLSAYQTLYVCLETVSKLLAPFSPFYSDQLYMDLTKVTGRDHVCSVHLTKFPIADDRFIDKDLEARMEIAQNITSMVLALRRKVNIKVRQPLQCIIVPATDEEQKKHIEAVKDLIMNEVNVKELKFVEGQGVLVKKVKCNFRTMGKKFGKIMKAVAAAMSELTQEQIVELENTGNIDIDIEGQKVSVQSADVDIISEDIPGWLVANEGNLTVALEVELNDELRKEGMARELINRIQNIRKEKGLEIIDRINVTVAPNDKSDAAICSYGEYIKGQVLADNLVIAANDGAEVEFDEFKLKINISKS